One Pseudomonas tolaasii NCPPB 2192 genomic window carries:
- the mobH gene encoding MobH family relaxase — MLSLFRRKRQKPPPPPTVSVADGYLPIESAHSLLAAEHRRQLLDRIWQYTALSHVQFTQLYLNPIHRYAEQVQQLPASETHHHAYLGGMLDHGLELVACSLKLRQSYLLPTGAAPEDQAAQTDAWSAGIAYGALLHDIGKIAVDLLVERQDGRVWHPWQGSLDQPYRFRYIKGRDYHLHAAAAGLFYTQILERPILDWLSGFPPLWASLLYVLAGQYERAGVLGELVIQADRVSTAQNIGGNPSKALQAPTHSLQHHLISGLRHLVQHELKLNQPGAAGWLTQDALWLVSKTVTDKLRAYLLSQAIEGIPSSNIAVFDELQSHGLVESTPEGKAIWTALVVQGDWQQSFTFLRLQPALIWGSEDRPEAFTGTVSVALDDNQQNAPVSPPAPKAANTKSTQSPSQPDPMTRENADYLGTLLEMFELEEPEASDAPSESALETSTLPSDNPGQAFLNWVKEGIQSHKLIINDSKAKIHTVSGSVLLVTPGLFQRYVHEFPGISQGADLEIEEWRWVQKQFEKLKVHRKRDDGLNIWTCQVEGPRRKAKLKGYFLEKSAALFETAPLPADNPFLKVEKT; from the coding sequence ATGCTCAGTCTGTTTCGCCGCAAAAGGCAAAAGCCCCCTCCACCACCGACCGTGAGCGTCGCCGACGGTTACCTGCCCATTGAGTCGGCCCACAGTTTGTTAGCAGCGGAACACCGCCGCCAGTTGCTCGATCGCATCTGGCAATACACCGCCCTCTCCCACGTCCAATTCACCCAGCTCTATTTAAATCCGATCCATCGCTACGCCGAACAAGTCCAGCAACTCCCGGCCAGCGAGACGCACCACCATGCTTATCTCGGCGGCATGCTCGACCATGGACTGGAACTGGTCGCCTGCAGTTTGAAACTGCGTCAGTCGTATCTGCTTCCCACCGGCGCTGCGCCCGAAGACCAGGCCGCCCAGACTGACGCCTGGTCCGCTGGCATCGCCTATGGCGCCCTGCTGCATGACATCGGCAAGATCGCCGTGGACCTGCTGGTCGAACGCCAGGATGGCCGTGTTTGGCATCCTTGGCAGGGCTCCCTGGATCAGCCCTACCGTTTTCGTTACATCAAGGGTCGTGATTACCACTTGCACGCTGCCGCCGCAGGCTTGTTTTACACCCAAATTCTCGAGCGCCCAATCCTCGATTGGCTCAGTGGGTTTCCGCCACTTTGGGCCAGCCTGCTGTATGTCCTGGCCGGCCAATACGAACGTGCCGGCGTACTGGGTGAGCTGGTCATTCAAGCCGACCGCGTTTCCACTGCGCAGAACATTGGCGGTAACCCGAGCAAGGCGCTGCAAGCACCAACTCATTCGCTGCAACATCACTTGATCAGCGGACTACGTCATCTGGTTCAGCACGAGCTGAAACTTAACCAGCCGGGTGCCGCGGGATGGCTGACCCAGGACGCACTCTGGCTGGTCAGCAAGACGGTCACGGACAAGCTACGGGCCTATCTGCTGTCGCAAGCGATAGAGGGCATTCCCTCATCCAACATTGCCGTGTTCGACGAACTCCAGTCGCATGGTTTGGTTGAGTCCACCCCAGAAGGCAAAGCCATCTGGACTGCGCTCGTGGTACAGGGAGACTGGCAGCAGAGCTTCACCTTTCTGCGACTTCAACCGGCGTTGATTTGGGGAAGCGAAGACCGCCCTGAGGCTTTCACTGGAACAGTGAGCGTGGCACTCGATGACAATCAGCAGAACGCTCCGGTATCACCACCAGCCCCCAAGGCTGCCAATACAAAGTCAACTCAAAGCCCATCGCAGCCAGATCCCATGACGAGGGAGAATGCCGACTACCTCGGCACGCTGCTGGAAATGTTCGAGTTGGAAGAGCCTGAGGCCAGTGATGCACCGTCAGAAAGTGCTCTCGAAACTTCAACCCTCCCTTCGGATAACCCTGGCCAGGCATTTCTGAATTGGGTCAAGGAGGGCATCCAGAGCCACAAACTGATCATCAATGACAGCAAGGCCAAAATTCACACGGTAAGTGGCAGCGTATTACTGGTCACACCTGGCCTTTTCCAACGCTACGTCCATGAGTTTCCTGGTATCTCACAGGGGGCCGATCTAGAAATTGAAGAATGGCGCTGGGTGCAGAAGCAGTTTGAGAAACTGAAAGTCCACAGAAAGCGAGACGACGGTTTGAACATCTGGACTTGCCAAGTTGAAGGTCCTCGGAGAAAGGCCAAACTCAAAGGCTACTT